In Deltaproteobacteria bacterium, a single genomic region encodes these proteins:
- a CDS encoding response regulator, whose amino-acid sequence LGYAVTSCKSPREALDAFHKERFSLVLTDQRMQDMDGTRLMEELHARDPHLPVIIMTAFGKVDDAVDAVRKGAFTYLEKPVKPEELALQIKAALRHGRIEERIAKERKIWTRVIESIGAGLILVDANGAVSWISSLAQTILGIPEAGQGRPYTDLFPSGIIPASYNAFDVSPLFQVDPNPSNITTLQPTGGYL is encoded by the coding sequence TTAGGCTATGCAGTCACCTCGTGCAAGTCGCCGCGAGAGGCGCTGGACGCATTTCACAAGGAGAGGTTTTCCCTCGTACTCACGGACCAGCGCATGCAGGACATGGATGGGACCCGGCTCATGGAGGAACTCCACGCCAGGGATCCCCACCTTCCGGTCATCATCATGACTGCCTTCGGAAAGGTCGATGATGCGGTCGACGCGGTCAGAAAAGGGGCATTCACCTATCTTGAAAAACCGGTGAAACCAGAAGAACTTGCCCTTCAAATCAAGGCCGCCCTGAGACACGGACGGATCGAGGAACGGATCGCGAAGGAACGAAAGATCTGGACACGGGTGATCGAAAGCATCGGAGCTGGCCTCATCCTCGTCGATGCCAACGGTGCCGTATCGTGGATAAGCAGCCTCGCCCAAACGATCCTCGGCATCCCTGAAGCCGGGCAAGGGCGCCCATATACCGACCTCTTCCCTTCCGGCATCATCCCAGCATCCTACAACGCCTTTGATGTATCCCCCCTGTTTCAGGTAGACCCCAATCC